From the genome of Methanofollis sp.:
CGTCGCGTATGACAACAGCACGCTCGCCACGCGGGGGTACCCCCAGATCAGGCAGGTCTTCCGCGGACCGCTGGACGAGATCAGGGAGAAGGCGGAGGTGTATACCCTCGGCGCACCGGCGGGACAGGGTGCGGTCGCGCTCAGCGACAGCCCGGCCCGGCCCCTCGACACGGTCCCGGCCCTCGGACACTACCGGTTGGTCTACGAGTCGTCGAAGGACCAGGCGACGAGCATCAAGGTCTTCGAGCATGTGCCGGGTGCGGTCGTGAAAGGGGAGGGTGTCGTCGAACTGCCCCTTGTCACGAACAGCGGCCGTGCATTCACCTACAGGCAGCAGAGCGTGAACGGGACATTTGTCCTGTCTTACTCCACTGAAAGCGAGAACGGCGGCGTCAGGGCGACGGGGCCGTACAGGATCGCCGGGACAGACACCTCCTTCACGGTGACGGAAGAGGCGGTCCTCTCCGGGTAAAATCCCCATCACTCCTCTTTTTGATCGGCCTTGAGGAGCATCATGCTGACGAAGATCGCCGCAAAGAGGATCTGGATCCCGGCGAGGAAGAGGGCGAGGGCCCAGACTGCATTCGCAATCTGGGAGAGGGAGCCGAAGCCCGCGGCGGCCCACTGGTAGACGATGCCAAAACCGACGGCAGCCCCTCCTGCCATCATGAGGGTGCCGCCCGCGATCCCCCATTCAAGGATATTGTAGTTCAGCAGCCCCGAAACGATTGCGCTCTTCTGCCCGTAGCCGTGGACGGTGGAGAAGACCCTGATGATGAGTCCCATCAGCATGCCCTCCAGACCCCCGATGAAGGCGAGGGACGCGAGTATGAAGGAGTGGAGGCGGTAGGTCTCGACATCGCCCCGCACAAGGAAGAGAAGCATCAGCGAGAGGCCGAAAAAGGCGAAGAAGAGGCCGGGGACCGCGAGGAACGGCACGGGCCGGTAGAGGAGCATAAACCTGACATGCCGCCAGCCGTCGGAGAAACTCTGGAGTTTCGAGGGGGCACGGCGGGGGTGGTAGGTGATCGGCACCTCTTCTATGCGGAGTCCGGCGATCGCCGCCTCGATGATCATCTCGGATGCGAACTCCATCCCGCCGGTCTTCAGGTGGAGGCACTCCAGGGCGTCCCGCCGGATCGCACGAAAGCCCGTATGGGAGTCTGAGATATGGGTGCGAAAGACCCGGTTCAGGAGCCAGGTAAGGAGGGGATTGCCGATATAGCGGTGGAGGGGAGGCATGGCGCCGGGGAGGAGCGTCCCCCGGAGGCGCGAGCCGAGCACCATGTCGGCCCCCCCTTCCAGCGGCGCCAGCAGCCTCGGGATTTCGAGAAAGTCGTAGGTGTTGTCGGCGTCCCCGATGACGATGTACGTCCCGCGGGCCCGGGCAAGGCCTGCAAGATACGCGTTGCCATAGCCCATCTTCTCGGGCCTGACGACGATCGCCCCGAGTG
Proteins encoded in this window:
- a CDS encoding glycosyltransferase — encoded protein: MNRSPPEISVVLPSLNEEETIADCITKIRQVFADLGIEGEIIVADSSLDRTPEIAASLGAIVVRPEKMGYGNAYLAGLARARGTYIVIGDADNTYDFLEIPRLLAPLEGGADMVLGSRLRGTLLPGAMPPLHRYIGNPLLTWLLNRVFRTHISDSHTGFRAIRRDALECLHLKTGGMEFASEMIIEAAIAGLRIEEVPITYHPRRAPSKLQSFSDGWRHVRFMLLYRPVPFLAVPGLFFAFFGLSLMLLFLVRGDVETYRLHSFILASLAFIGGLEGMLMGLIIRVFSTVHGYGQKSAIVSGLLNYNILEWGIAGGTLMMAGGAAVGFGIVYQWAAAGFGSLSQIANAVWALALFLAGIQILFAAIFVSMMLLKADQKEE